In a genomic window of Spirosoma agri:
- the def gene encoding peptide deformylase, with amino-acid sequence MILPIIAYGDPVLRKRAKNIEPGSLDVKTLSENMYDTMYAASGIGLAAPQVGQSVRMFVVDGEPLNEDEEEEDIDQSLIGFKKVFINPEIIEEAGDDWGFEEGCLSIPGIRGEVFRPEIIVIRYLDTDWNEHEEEYDGMAARIIQHEYDHLEGKLFTDYLPTLRRQLIKKKLSDITKGKTDAEYRMKFPK; translated from the coding sequence ATGATTCTCCCAATAATTGCCTACGGTGACCCGGTACTGCGAAAACGGGCCAAAAACATTGAACCCGGTAGTCTTGATGTCAAGACCTTGAGTGAAAACATGTACGACACCATGTATGCGGCCTCAGGTATCGGATTGGCGGCACCGCAGGTTGGTCAAAGCGTTCGTATGTTCGTGGTCGATGGCGAACCACTGAACGAAGATGAGGAAGAAGAAGACATCGATCAGAGCCTGATTGGGTTCAAAAAGGTCTTTATCAATCCTGAAATCATTGAAGAAGCTGGCGATGACTGGGGCTTTGAAGAAGGCTGCCTGAGCATTCCCGGTATTCGGGGTGAAGTGTTCAGACCCGAAATTATCGTTATCCGTTACCTGGATACTGACTGGAACGAGCACGAGGAAGAATACGATGGCATGGCGGCCCGCATTATCCAGCATGAGTATGACCATCTGGAAGGTAAACTCTTTACCGATTACCTGCCCACGCTCCGCCGGCAGCTGATCAAGAAAAAACTCTCCGACATCACGAAAGGAAAGACCGACGCAGAATACCGGATGAAGTTTCCGAAGTAA
- a CDS encoding amidohydrolase — protein MNITLLQPTLYWHDPVANRAMLEEQIFSLAEPTDLIVLPEMFTTGFTMDAQAMAEPMNLTTFRWLKQMAAQTRAVVTGSYVVKEKNSYFNRLIWMQPDGQFDSYDKRHLFRMAGEDGIYTAGEQRLIKEWKGWRICPLICYDLRFPVWSRNRTETSTDFAYDLLLYVANWPAPRRTAWNTLLQARAIENLSYVAGVNRVGEDGNGHVYAGDSALIDFKGDVLFRQTDREAIHQQTLSLDDLRTFREKFPANLDADAFTIRQ, from the coding sequence ATGAATATCACGCTCCTTCAGCCTACCTTATACTGGCACGATCCCGTGGCGAATCGGGCGATGCTGGAGGAGCAGATTTTTTCCCTGGCCGAACCGACCGACCTGATCGTTCTTCCCGAAATGTTCACCACTGGCTTCACCATGGACGCGCAGGCGATGGCCGAGCCAATGAACCTGACAACGTTCCGATGGTTGAAACAGATGGCAGCCCAGACCAGAGCCGTCGTTACGGGTAGTTACGTGGTGAAGGAAAAAAATAGCTATTTCAACCGTCTCATCTGGATGCAGCCCGATGGACAGTTCGACAGCTACGACAAACGGCATTTGTTTCGGATGGCGGGCGAAGATGGTATCTACACCGCCGGCGAACAGCGACTGATCAAAGAATGGAAAGGCTGGCGGATCTGCCCGCTCATCTGCTACGATCTGCGCTTCCCGGTCTGGAGTCGTAACCGAACCGAAACGTCCACCGATTTTGCGTACGATCTGCTGCTCTACGTAGCCAACTGGCCTGCTCCCCGACGCACGGCCTGGAATACACTCCTTCAGGCGCGTGCCATCGAAAACCTGAGTTACGTGGCTGGCGTTAACCGCGTCGGCGAAGACGGAAATGGTCATGTTTACGCCGGTGACTCCGCCCTGATTGACTTCAAAGGTGATGTTCTGTTCAGGCAGACCGATCGTGAAGCGATTCATCAGCAAACGCTATCACTGGACGATTTGCGGACTTTCCGCGAAAAATTTCCGGCCAATCTGGATGCCGACGCCTTCACAATACGTCAGTAG
- a CDS encoding RrF2 family transcriptional regulator yields the protein MISKKAKYAIKALKVLTEEYGKGPVLISYISAKENIPKKFLEAILLDLRNHGILQSQKGKGGGYLLRVDPGRVNLAQVLRVIDGPIAPTPCVSFNFYVKCDDCIDEVTCALKPIMERVRDANLGVYENTSLLTFQNLDSLETKEIAIGAGSAELAETSANRMTA from the coding sequence ATGATTTCTAAAAAAGCCAAGTACGCTATTAAAGCGCTTAAGGTATTGACCGAAGAGTATGGAAAAGGACCCGTGCTGATTTCATACATCTCAGCGAAGGAGAATATTCCCAAAAAGTTTTTGGAAGCGATCCTTCTGGACCTTCGTAACCACGGCATTCTTCAAAGTCAGAAAGGCAAGGGAGGAGGTTATCTGTTGCGTGTCGATCCGGGGCGGGTCAATCTGGCCCAGGTCCTGCGGGTTATCGACGGACCTATCGCGCCAACGCCCTGCGTATCGTTCAATTTTTACGTAAAATGCGATGACTGCATCGATGAGGTAACCTGCGCACTGAAGCCGATTATGGAGCGCGTTCGGGATGCTAATCTGGGCGTTTATGAAAACACATCGTTGCTTACGTTTCAAAATCTTGACTCACTCGAAACGAAAGAAATTGCCATTGGAGCCGGCAGTGCTGAACTGGCCGAAACGTCAGCTAACCGAATGACAGCCTAG
- a CDS encoding XdhC family protein yields MKEIVRIVEVFGQIDFSQRKAALATVVWVEGSSYRRPGARMLITDDGRWEGAISGGCLEGDALRKARQVMLDGAPIVVTYDTMDDGANSFGVGLGCNGIIDILIEPIDPTDAQNPVALLDEFIQKRDVRVLATVLKSDDSTGLSAGNRFVLTDQTANLIPDWLQDDMLTVFDTGKPLTQAYSVEAGSAEVFIERIDPGIELVIFGAGYDVVPVAKLARDLGWHVTVTDDCVAHLAPKRFPVATCVLFADRQAVLDKLTITNRTAAVLMSHNFNYDRAVLQALLTTDVPYIGMLGPRKRFDKMQAEFEKDGLTFSEAGLDRVHAPIGLDLGAETPDEIALSIMAEIKAFFTNGSGGFLKEKSGPIHERLANRQRNFAPQSDLTVSTINSN; encoded by the coding sequence ATGAAAGAAATAGTCCGCATTGTTGAGGTTTTTGGGCAAATCGACTTTTCGCAACGCAAAGCCGCATTGGCTACCGTTGTGTGGGTCGAAGGATCGTCATACCGTCGGCCAGGTGCGCGGATGCTGATTACCGACGATGGACGCTGGGAAGGGGCCATCAGTGGCGGCTGCCTGGAAGGTGATGCACTCCGGAAAGCGCGTCAGGTGATGCTCGATGGCGCGCCCATCGTTGTCACTTATGACACGATGGATGACGGTGCGAACAGCTTCGGTGTTGGGCTGGGGTGCAACGGTATCATTGACATTCTGATTGAACCGATCGATCCAACCGATGCTCAGAATCCAGTGGCGTTATTGGATGAATTCATTCAAAAACGCGACGTTCGGGTGCTGGCGACCGTCTTGAAAAGCGATGACTCTACCGGCCTCAGCGCGGGAAATCGATTCGTTCTTACCGATCAGACGGCCAATCTGATTCCAGACTGGTTACAGGATGATATGTTGACGGTCTTCGACACGGGCAAACCGTTGACGCAGGCTTACTCCGTAGAAGCAGGAAGTGCGGAGGTGTTCATTGAGCGGATCGACCCCGGTATCGAACTGGTTATTTTTGGCGCTGGCTACGATGTGGTTCCCGTGGCGAAGCTGGCCCGCGATCTTGGCTGGCACGTTACCGTCACCGACGATTGTGTGGCCCATCTGGCTCCCAAGCGGTTTCCGGTCGCCACCTGCGTACTTTTTGCCGATCGGCAGGCCGTTCTCGATAAGCTTACGATTACGAACCGAACAGCGGCTGTACTGATGTCGCATAATTTCAATTACGACCGGGCTGTCCTACAGGCACTATTAACGACTGATGTTCCCTACATTGGCATGTTAGGTCCGCGCAAACGGTTTGATAAGATGCAGGCCGAGTTTGAAAAGGATGGATTGACTTTTTCCGAAGCGGGGCTGGACCGGGTTCATGCGCCCATTGGTCTGGATCTGGGGGCCGAAACACCCGACGAAATTGCCCTATCCATCATGGCTGAGATAAAGGCGTTTTTCACGAACGGATCAGGGGGCTTCCTGAAAGAAAAATCCGGACCCATTCACGAGCGGCTGGCGAACCGGCAGCGGAATTTCGCACCTCAGTCCGACTTGACGGTCTCTACTATCAACTCGAACTAG
- the ruvX gene encoding Holliday junction resolvase RuvX: protein MARLLAIDYGAKRTGIAVTDPLQLIASALETVPSHELIKYLKAYVARELVEAFIVGLPKRLDGTDTDNTPRVRKFVTHLQNALPEIPVYWHDERFTSVMALQAMIASGSSKKDRRVKGNIDKVSATIILQSYMESKKDR, encoded by the coding sequence ATGGCGCGACTCTTAGCTATCGATTACGGAGCAAAACGGACGGGTATTGCAGTAACGGACCCGTTGCAGCTCATTGCTTCGGCGCTGGAAACCGTGCCGTCTCATGAACTGATCAAGTACCTGAAAGCATACGTCGCCCGTGAACTGGTCGAAGCGTTTATCGTTGGATTGCCCAAGCGGCTCGATGGAACGGACACGGACAACACCCCCCGCGTTCGGAAGTTCGTGACGCATTTGCAGAACGCTTTGCCCGAGATTCCGGTTTATTGGCATGATGAACGCTTCACGTCAGTTATGGCGCTGCAAGCGATGATTGCCAGTGGAAGCAGTAAAAAAGACCGTCGGGTGAAGGGTAATATTGACAAAGTCAGTGCTACGATCATTCTTCAGTCGTATATGGAAAGCAAAAAAGATCGATGA
- a CDS encoding DUF4301 family protein, whose translation MQFTEQDQDQILAQGVSSEQIDKQIAYFVNGFPYLNVIKAATIGDGIVRIDDDQLAAYIHRFDTAAHERDLVKFVPASGAATRMFKSLFAALDGKSDKATDEFFARLTDFAFYDDLKAVMADKGEDLDKAVAENDWQPALRQTVLRFLLTDQGLEYGSLPKGLLKFHRYSDGPRTPVEEHLVEGAAYANSDGLVKLHFTVSPEHRERFETLIDEQRADYEAWLGVTFAISFSEQKKSTDTISVNPDNSPFRNPDGSLLFRPAGHGALIENLNDIDADIVFIKNIDNVVPDDIKEQTVTYKKVLAAVLLDAQQQIARLQGLLEGEHEVSDGYLAEADELFRRTLFTLPPEGFENLSKEEKLAYFRKKLDRPVRACGMVKNVGEPGGGPFWARNQDGSVSLQVVESAQIDLDNPQQKAIFDEATHFNPVDLVCGLKDHHGRKYDLVNYRDPLTGFITAKSKDGKELKAQELPGLWNGAMADWNTIFVEVPLITFNPVKTVNDLLRKEHQPQ comes from the coding sequence ATGCAATTTACTGAGCAAGATCAGGACCAGATTCTGGCACAGGGCGTTTCCTCTGAGCAGATTGATAAGCAGATAGCGTACTTCGTCAATGGTTTCCCGTATCTGAATGTTATCAAAGCCGCTACCATCGGCGACGGTATTGTCCGCATCGATGACGATCAACTGGCAGCCTATATTCATCGGTTCGATACAGCGGCTCATGAGCGCGATCTGGTTAAATTTGTCCCCGCTTCCGGTGCCGCTACCCGCATGTTCAAGTCGTTGTTTGCCGCGCTGGATGGTAAGTCAGACAAAGCGACGGACGAGTTCTTTGCCCGGTTAACCGACTTCGCCTTCTACGATGATTTGAAAGCGGTGATGGCCGACAAAGGCGAGGATCTAGACAAAGCCGTAGCCGAAAACGACTGGCAGCCAGCCCTTCGTCAAACGGTTCTGCGGTTCTTACTGACTGACCAGGGGCTGGAATATGGTAGTCTGCCCAAAGGGCTACTCAAGTTTCACCGCTATTCCGACGGGCCACGTACGCCCGTTGAAGAACATCTGGTCGAGGGAGCGGCCTATGCCAATTCCGACGGGTTGGTGAAACTTCATTTCACCGTATCGCCCGAGCACCGTGAACGCTTTGAAACGCTCATCGACGAGCAGCGTGCTGATTATGAAGCCTGGCTTGGCGTAACCTTTGCGATCAGCTTTTCTGAGCAAAAAAAATCGACGGATACGATTTCGGTTAATCCGGACAATTCCCCCTTCCGTAATCCCGACGGCTCTCTGCTGTTCCGCCCGGCGGGGCACGGTGCGTTGATCGAGAACCTCAACGACATTGACGCGGATATCGTCTTCATCAAGAACATCGACAACGTTGTTCCGGATGATATCAAAGAGCAAACCGTTACTTATAAAAAAGTTCTAGCGGCTGTACTGCTCGATGCACAGCAGCAGATTGCCCGGTTACAGGGCTTGCTGGAAGGTGAGCATGAGGTAAGCGACGGCTATCTGGCTGAAGCCGATGAGTTGTTCCGGCGGACACTGTTCACGCTCCCCCCCGAAGGCTTTGAGAACCTTAGCAAAGAAGAAAAACTAGCGTACTTCCGCAAGAAACTAGATCGTCCGGTGCGCGCCTGCGGAATGGTTAAAAACGTGGGCGAACCCGGTGGCGGTCCTTTCTGGGCCCGAAATCAGGATGGATCGGTATCGCTTCAGGTCGTTGAATCGGCACAGATTGACCTGGACAATCCGCAACAGAAAGCCATTTTCGACGAAGCGACGCACTTCAACCCGGTAGATCTGGTTTGTGGCCTGAAAGATCATCACGGTCGTAAGTACGATCTGGTCAATTACCGCGATCCGCTAACCGGATTTATCACGGCCAAATCGAAGGACGGTAAGGAGCTCAAAGCCCAGGAGCTGCCTGGTCTATGGAATGGCGCTATGGCCGATTGGAACACAATTTTCGTGGAGGTTCCGCTGATCACATTCAATCCGGTCAAAACGGTCAACGATTTGCTTCGGAAAGAACACCAGCCCCAATAG
- a CDS encoding TonB-dependent receptor, whose translation MNRNVLLILFSLFSTAILAQTGTVRGTIKDSKTKEALIGCTVRIDGTQLGGTTDIEGGFTITNVPAGTQKVLISYISYQTKEIPNVRVESGNTTAIETELDEEGKSLQEVVVRASRATNTEVAVITEIKQIKALAVGISAAQIQKSQDRDAAAAIRRVPGVSILDNRFVLIRGLGSRYNSVLINDVIAPSTEVETRSFSFDIIPSNILDRMIVYKSGSAELPGDFAGGIVKIYTKRRPSSNFFDVGLTFGYRPGTTGKQVQSHDRGGLSALGLWSPNQTVPTSFPTRSGDFNALGAPQRAAYARLLPNSWGLTNVSVMPDVRFALNTGRRFDVGNVQISNLTSINYSLTNQATDIDFSVYENGAVANAINQSYKDASYARQSRLGLLHNWSLRFSPTFTLEWKTLFNQMGNQETVVRQGQNFDSNADIRSYSQRFENRSILTTQVSGDHQLNELTKLNWIAGYGYSGRWEPDWKRARYQAPLNSGENGTYTLVTPLSPNPIDVGRFYSKLNEQTVSLIGNYDHTFGNPTDREPNHLKMGVYGERRVRDYSARFYGYNSIPGAVSDGSIVQQQPIGSIFAPENVNGQPGRLSLQDGTSDFDSYRGSNTYGAAYVSGDINISARTNVTLGLRGEYNVQGLMSQRMGADRQLVDRAIFSPLPSINITHKLNDRHNVRLAYSATVNRPELRELAPFQYFDFNLLAVVTGNTELTTATIQNVDLKWEFYPSPNELISVTGFYKHFRNPIESFLLPTGNGFSYSFINAPTARNYGIEVEMRKGFQQSGSKFLQNMQVVANASLINSRVTLGDFIRAPDATSTVVDVPLKDLADRQRPLANQSPYLINAGVYYQEPNSGLQWNVLYNVYGPRIFAVGTRNNPTIYELPRHAIDLNVSKTFNQKIELRLGIQDILNQATRYAQDFNGDGKIGKDLTSQTVSADQVFRSFRRGQYVTLTGVYTFGRRTIVP comes from the coding sequence ATGAACCGCAACGTACTACTTATTTTATTCTCTTTATTCTCCACCGCTATTCTGGCCCAGACAGGTACTGTCAGGGGCACCATCAAAGACAGCAAGACGAAAGAAGCCCTCATTGGCTGCACCGTTCGAATCGATGGCACCCAACTTGGTGGTACGACCGACATCGAAGGGGGCTTTACCATTACCAATGTACCCGCCGGGACGCAAAAAGTCCTTATCTCCTACATTTCGTATCAGACAAAAGAAATTCCAAACGTTCGGGTTGAATCGGGCAACACGACCGCCATTGAAACCGAACTGGACGAAGAAGGTAAATCGCTTCAGGAAGTTGTCGTTCGGGCCAGCCGGGCTACGAACACAGAAGTAGCGGTTATCACCGAAATCAAGCAAATCAAAGCACTGGCCGTCGGGATTTCAGCGGCTCAGATTCAAAAATCGCAGGATCGCGATGCCGCAGCCGCCATTCGTCGCGTGCCTGGTGTCAGCATTCTTGATAACCGGTTCGTTTTAATCAGAGGATTAGGCTCGCGCTATAACTCGGTACTGATCAACGATGTCATTGCCCCATCGACCGAAGTGGAAACCCGCTCGTTCTCATTCGATATTATTCCGAGCAATATTCTCGACCGGATGATTGTTTACAAATCCGGATCGGCTGAACTACCCGGCGATTTTGCGGGTGGTATCGTGAAAATCTACACCAAACGTCGTCCGAGCAGCAATTTCTTCGACGTTGGTTTAACCTTCGGCTACCGTCCCGGCACAACGGGCAAGCAGGTGCAATCCCACGATCGGGGTGGCTTGAGCGCACTAGGCTTATGGTCGCCCAATCAAACCGTACCAACCAGTTTCCCAACCCGTTCCGGTGATTTCAACGCGCTTGGTGCGCCACAGCGGGCTGCCTACGCTCGCTTGCTGCCTAACTCATGGGGATTGACGAACGTTTCGGTCATGCCTGACGTACGCTTCGCACTCAACACGGGTCGGCGGTTCGATGTTGGCAATGTCCAGATCAGTAACCTGACCAGTATTAACTATAGCCTGACGAACCAGGCAACGGACATTGATTTCAGCGTCTACGAAAACGGAGCGGTTGCCAATGCAATCAACCAATCGTATAAAGATGCCAGCTACGCCCGTCAGTCGCGATTGGGATTGCTGCATAACTGGTCACTGCGCTTCTCGCCAACGTTTACGCTGGAATGGAAAACGCTTTTCAACCAGATGGGTAACCAGGAAACCGTTGTGCGGCAGGGTCAGAACTTCGATTCAAACGCCGACATTCGCAGCTACTCGCAACGGTTCGAAAACCGTAGTATTTTAACAACCCAGGTTTCGGGTGATCATCAATTAAATGAACTGACGAAGCTGAACTGGATTGCCGGTTACGGTTATTCAGGTCGCTGGGAGCCTGACTGGAAACGGGCTCGTTACCAGGCTCCTCTGAACAGTGGCGAGAATGGAACGTATACGTTGGTGACACCCTTATCGCCTAACCCAATTGACGTAGGACGTTTTTACTCAAAACTGAATGAGCAAACGGTCTCGTTGATCGGTAATTACGACCACACATTCGGGAACCCAACGGATCGGGAACCCAACCACCTAAAAATGGGTGTCTATGGCGAACGTCGCGTTCGTGATTACTCGGCCCGCTTTTATGGCTATAATAGTATTCCGGGAGCGGTTAGCGATGGCTCTATCGTGCAGCAGCAACCAATCGGATCGATCTTCGCTCCTGAAAACGTAAATGGTCAACCCGGCAGATTGTCATTGCAGGATGGTACATCCGATTTTGATTCATATCGGGGCAGCAATACCTACGGTGCCGCTTATGTGAGTGGGGACATTAATATTAGTGCCCGCACAAATGTAACGCTGGGCTTGCGGGGCGAATACAACGTTCAGGGGCTAATGAGCCAACGGATGGGCGCTGATCGGCAGTTGGTAGATCGGGCCATTTTCAGTCCGCTACCCTCGATCAACATCACTCACAAGCTTAACGATCGCCACAACGTTCGACTGGCTTACTCGGCAACCGTGAACCGTCCTGAACTGCGGGAACTGGCTCCGTTCCAGTACTTCGATTTCAACCTGCTGGCGGTTGTTACGGGGAATACCGAGCTGACTACGGCTACCATTCAGAACGTCGATCTTAAGTGGGAGTTCTACCCAAGTCCGAACGAGCTGATTTCGGTTACTGGTTTCTACAAACATTTCCGTAACCCAATTGAAAGCTTCCTGCTGCCAACCGGTAACGGGTTTAGCTACTCGTTTATCAACGCTCCGACAGCCCGTAACTACGGTATCGAGGTAGAGATGCGCAAAGGTTTCCAGCAATCGGGCAGCAAATTCCTTCAGAACATGCAGGTAGTGGCCAATGCGTCACTGATCAATAGCCGTGTTACGCTCGGTGACTTCATCCGGGCTCCGGATGCAACGTCAACGGTTGTCGATGTGCCGCTGAAAGACTTGGCCGACCGTCAACGGCCCCTGGCTAACCAGTCGCCCTACCTGATCAATGCCGGTGTCTATTATCAGGAACCAAATTCGGGCCTACAGTGGAACGTGTTGTACAATGTATACGGACCGCGCATCTTCGCCGTCGGTACGCGCAACAACCCGACCATCTACGAACTACCGCGTCACGCCATTGACCTGAACGTAAGCAAGACCTTCAACCAGAAGATCGAACTACGACTAGGTATCCAGGATATTCTGAACCAGGCAACCCGCTATGCTCAGGACTTCAACGGCGATGGCAAGATTGGTAAAGACCTTACCTCACAGACTGTCAGTGCCGATCAGGTATTCCGGAGTTTCCGTCGTGGCCAATACGTTACCCTGACTGGTGTGTACACCTTCGGACGGCGTACCATTGTTCCTTAA
- a CDS encoding HAD family hydrolase, translated as MKLIAFDADDTLWVNEPNYVNVKDKLCELLSHHIDKKTLSHRFYDAQIRNLRLFGYGAKSFILSMIETAIELTDGRITGHEIQQIIDVGRQLLDFPIDVLDGIPDVLDTLSQQFDLMVLTKGDLFDQESKIARSGLAHYFKHVEIVSEKNEQAYRGILKRYNVQPSEFVMIGNSLKSDILPVVHIGGRAIHIPYSVTWEHERVSEEHLVGKSFTTLESARELIDLLTKMTTTDVL; from the coding sequence ATGAAGTTGATCGCCTTCGACGCCGACGACACGCTGTGGGTCAATGAGCCTAATTACGTCAATGTGAAAGACAAACTGTGCGAACTGCTCTCGCACCATATCGACAAGAAAACCCTGTCGCACCGGTTTTATGATGCTCAGATACGTAATCTCCGGCTTTTTGGTTACGGAGCCAAAAGCTTTATTCTGTCCATGATCGAAACGGCGATCGAGCTGACGGATGGACGAATTACGGGGCACGAAATTCAGCAGATCATTGATGTCGGCAGGCAATTGCTGGATTTCCCCATCGACGTACTCGATGGGATTCCGGATGTTCTGGACACGCTTTCCCAACAGTTCGACCTGATGGTGCTGACAAAAGGGGATCTCTTCGATCAGGAGAGTAAGATCGCCCGGTCGGGGTTGGCCCACTATTTCAAGCACGTCGAGATCGTCAGTGAAAAGAACGAGCAGGCTTACCGGGGAATTTTGAAACGATACAACGTTCAGCCCAGCGAGTTTGTCATGATCGGTAACTCCCTGAAATCAGATATTTTGCCAGTTGTGCACATTGGTGGGCGGGCTATTCACATTCCCTACTCGGTTACCTGGGAGCACGAGCGGGTCAGCGAGGAGCATCTGGTCGGAAAGTCGTTCACAACGCTGGAAAGCGCCCGTGAGCTGATCGATCTATTGACGAAGATGACGACTACTGACGTATTGTGA
- a CDS encoding IPT/TIG domain-containing protein: MNQFIRWGSLFILIAGLVGFISSCKNDDSPAPVLSITAVSPTTAPVGTTVVLTGTNFNSTPASNTVTFGAVSASVVAASSTQLSVIVPASAGSPISVTANGQSAQGPTFALSAKPVITKAGSITASETWTAGNVYLLKGFVNIKSGAVVTIQPGTIIKGGTVDEDPTGSKKGGTLIVEQGARLEASGTGQQPIVFTSNRAAGARNYGDWGGIVLIGKAPHNRPASQATEGGIGIQLGAFTESTDNSGTLRYVRIEFGGIALTNEANSEINGLTMYGVGSGTTIDHVQVSYSGDDSYEWFGGTVNAKYLVAYRGFDDDFDTDWGYTGKVQFGVSLRDPQVADQSGSNCFESDNFNSGENAGGTPLTANNGLPLTQPTFANFSGFLTSGTPSTASTSSTGGSGSYQSAMHLRRNTAISIINSVFVGYPEGLRLDGTTTGTLTNANNGNLEVQGVTVANSLTAVRGAGNITNDQATTYFSLAARKNTIIASTDLASLLLNASSFTLTSPNFMPGSGSALLASANAITGGKLSDAYFVSAPYRGAFNTENWLSGWTNFDPKNTNYDQ, translated from the coding sequence ATGAATCAGTTCATTCGGTGGGGAAGTCTGTTTATACTCATAGCAGGACTTGTCGGCTTCATTTCGTCCTGTAAGAACGACGATTCACCCGCTCCGGTGCTCAGCATCACGGCTGTCAGCCCAACAACGGCACCCGTCGGCACAACTGTTGTCCTGACCGGTACTAACTTCAACTCGACTCCAGCCAGCAATACAGTAACCTTCGGTGCGGTTTCTGCTTCAGTCGTTGCCGCTTCATCGACCCAGCTATCGGTTATTGTTCCCGCTAGCGCCGGTTCGCCCATTTCGGTAACGGCCAACGGTCAGTCGGCACAAGGGCCCACTTTCGCGTTAAGTGCAAAACCTGTTATCACAAAGGCTGGTAGTATCACGGCCAGCGAAACATGGACAGCGGGTAACGTCTACCTGCTCAAAGGGTTTGTCAACATAAAATCAGGTGCGGTCGTAACCATTCAACCCGGAACGATCATCAAAGGAGGTACCGTGGACGAAGATCCGACCGGTTCGAAAAAAGGGGGTACGCTGATCGTTGAGCAAGGTGCCCGTCTGGAAGCATCCGGTACCGGGCAACAGCCTATTGTCTTTACCTCGAACCGTGCGGCTGGTGCCCGGAATTATGGCGACTGGGGTGGCATTGTCTTGATCGGCAAAGCACCACACAACCGGCCCGCCAGCCAGGCAACTGAAGGTGGTATCGGCATTCAGCTTGGCGCATTCACCGAGTCTACGGACAATTCGGGAACGTTGCGCTACGTGCGTATTGAATTTGGCGGTATCGCGCTGACGAACGAAGCCAACAGCGAAATCAACGGATTGACGATGTACGGTGTTGGATCGGGTACAACGATCGATCACGTGCAGGTTTCCTACAGCGGTGACGACTCCTACGAGTGGTTTGGTGGCACTGTTAATGCCAAATACCTGGTTGCTTACCGTGGTTTCGACGATGATTTCGATACGGACTGGGGCTATACCGGTAAAGTACAGTTCGGTGTATCATTGCGCGATCCACAAGTAGCTGACCAGTCGGGTTCTAACTGCTTCGAGTCGGACAACTTCAACTCCGGTGAAAATGCAGGCGGTACACCACTGACGGCTAATAACGGTCTGCCGTTGACACAGCCAACTTTCGCCAATTTCAGCGGCTTTCTAACGAGCGGTACGCCAAGTACTGCATCAACGTCGAGCACAGGTGGTAGCGGCTCGTATCAGTCGGCCATGCACCTGCGTCGGAACACGGCCATCAGTATCATCAACTCGGTATTTGTTGGTTATCCCGAAGGGCTGCGTCTGGACGGTACAACAACGGGTACGCTGACCAATGCGAACAATGGTAACCTGGAAGTACAGGGGGTAACGGTAGCCAACTCGTTGACAGCTGTTCGGGGCGCGGGTAATATCACGAACGATCAGGCAACGACCTATTTCTCGCTGGCTGCTCGTAAGAACACCATCATTGCATCGACGGATCTGGCTTCGCTATTGCTGAATGCGAGTAGCTTCACCCTTACGTCGCCAAACTTCATGCCGGGTTCGGGCTCTGCACTGTTAGCGTCAGCTAACGCTATAACAGGTGGTAAGCTCTCCGATGCGTACTTCGTGTCGGCTCCCTACCGGGGTGCGTTCAATACCGAAAACTGGCTGTCTGGCTGGACCAATTTCGATCCAAAAAACACAAACTACGATCAGTAG